A region from the Nocardioides exalbidus genome encodes:
- a CDS encoding LuxR C-terminal-related transcriptional regulator, whose product MLSPCFGRDDVRRALGQALEESRWVTVVGPPGSGKTLVVRHVTPDETTSWVDARSLRSLDEVLVAALASLDAETAPGDSLAGALGRAVDGRDAVLVLDGLDLDATGAGPVLQAMLESTSDARVVVTARTTAGEAHESVVRVGPLPVPHARGPLEGPAVELFLRRIRSAGGQQVDLDAQSHEVRRLLSATGGLPLLIEQVAVQSALVGLSNAMSTVSLDQAVDSAHDLLDDASATALRRIGLLDFPVGLGVLAQVLGASVPEAAELAGDLVRRSLVEVDHRGQFDMLSPIRGRARTLARAEDSAAVDAGLLAWAESHAPDHDNYGAADAEWLRDLPAMRHAVLTACADPATRAEGYSVANRIFSSLYTSMRAREALEVLEGALASGDGPSEIGAQIARRAGIAASEMRGTYEGLWLLDRADEHASAAPRPEEQLAKTASIRAEMHLDAGDLASAEREARRAIDLDPEGSMRRQATRTLADVYASQGRFAEAAQAAADAMPARTSRDERWIDLSARTVLARIALEQGRVAEAVAGARAVVVEARELAEDRVCLLAETLLRGIDPAWQATDVVRETLPWAVRLPVLAQDGRDLLVRGEARQAAGLAADVVALADSARLGRDAVEARLLLGRALVELGDLEQATTTYLTALDHARTMQLPLRAADVLDGLAGVARARELSEARALAAAAFALRTPRMAVRWGYSADYDVAPASRAPEEWIDGADLSPDAVALITAIFNRTTTSAPSVLDTLTAAERQVADRVAHGLTSRQIAEELFVSPRTVDAHLTHIYRKLDINTRARLAALVVDNR is encoded by the coding sequence GTGCTGTCTCCGTGCTTCGGTCGCGACGACGTCCGCCGCGCCCTGGGGCAGGCCCTCGAGGAGTCCCGGTGGGTCACCGTGGTGGGTCCGCCCGGCAGCGGCAAGACCCTCGTCGTCCGGCACGTCACCCCTGACGAGACCACCTCCTGGGTCGACGCACGCAGCCTGCGCAGCCTCGACGAGGTGCTGGTCGCTGCACTGGCCAGCCTCGACGCCGAGACGGCCCCCGGCGACTCGCTGGCCGGCGCGCTCGGTCGCGCGGTCGACGGACGCGACGCGGTGCTCGTCCTCGACGGCCTCGACCTCGACGCGACCGGCGCCGGCCCCGTCCTGCAGGCGATGCTGGAGAGCACCTCCGACGCACGCGTCGTGGTGACGGCCCGGACGACCGCCGGCGAGGCCCACGAGTCCGTCGTACGCGTCGGGCCGCTGCCGGTCCCGCACGCGCGCGGGCCCCTCGAGGGTCCGGCGGTCGAGCTGTTCCTCCGGCGGATCCGCTCCGCCGGTGGGCAGCAGGTCGACCTGGATGCGCAGTCCCACGAGGTACGCCGCCTCCTCAGCGCGACCGGTGGCCTGCCGCTCCTCATCGAGCAGGTGGCCGTGCAGTCGGCGCTGGTGGGCCTCAGCAACGCGATGTCGACCGTCAGCCTCGACCAGGCCGTCGACTCCGCGCACGACCTCCTCGACGACGCCAGCGCGACGGCGCTGCGCCGGATCGGCCTGCTCGACTTCCCCGTCGGCCTCGGCGTGCTCGCGCAGGTGCTGGGGGCCTCGGTGCCGGAGGCGGCCGAGCTGGCCGGGGACCTCGTGCGCCGCAGCCTGGTCGAGGTCGACCACCGCGGGCAGTTCGACATGCTCTCCCCCATCCGCGGGCGCGCGCGCACGCTCGCCCGCGCCGAGGACTCCGCGGCCGTCGACGCCGGCCTGCTCGCCTGGGCCGAGAGCCACGCCCCCGACCACGACAACTACGGCGCGGCGGACGCCGAGTGGCTGCGCGACCTGCCGGCGATGCGGCACGCCGTGCTGACCGCCTGCGCGGACCCCGCGACCCGGGCCGAGGGCTACTCCGTGGCCAACCGGATCTTCTCGTCCCTCTACACCTCCATGCGGGCCCGGGAGGCGCTCGAGGTGCTCGAGGGCGCGCTCGCCAGCGGCGACGGCCCGTCCGAGATCGGCGCCCAGATCGCCCGCCGCGCCGGCATCGCCGCCTCGGAGATGCGCGGCACCTACGAGGGGCTGTGGCTGCTCGACCGCGCCGACGAGCACGCCTCGGCCGCTCCGCGACCGGAGGAGCAGCTCGCCAAGACCGCCTCCATCCGGGCCGAGATGCACCTCGACGCGGGCGACCTGGCGAGCGCCGAGCGGGAGGCGCGGCGTGCCATCGACCTCGACCCCGAGGGATCGATGCGCCGGCAGGCCACCCGCACCCTCGCCGACGTCTACGCCTCGCAGGGCCGCTTCGCGGAGGCCGCGCAGGCCGCCGCGGACGCGATGCCCGCGCGCACCAGTCGCGACGAGCGGTGGATCGACCTCTCCGCCCGCACCGTGCTGGCCCGGATCGCCCTCGAGCAGGGTCGCGTCGCCGAGGCGGTCGCCGGCGCGCGGGCCGTCGTCGTCGAGGCCCGCGAGCTCGCCGAGGACCGGGTCTGCCTCCTCGCCGAGACCCTGCTGCGCGGCATCGACCCGGCGTGGCAGGCGACCGACGTGGTGCGCGAGACGCTGCCCTGGGCCGTACGACTCCCCGTCCTCGCGCAGGACGGTCGCGACCTGCTCGTCCGGGGCGAGGCGCGGCAGGCCGCAGGACTCGCCGCCGACGTGGTCGCCCTCGCCGACTCGGCCCGCCTGGGCCGCGACGCGGTCGAGGCCCGGCTGCTGCTCGGCCGGGCGCTGGTGGAGCTCGGTGACCTCGAGCAGGCCACGACGACCTACCTCACCGCCCTCGACCACGCCCGCACGATGCAGCTCCCCCTGCGTGCCGCCGACGTGCTCGACGGCCTCGCCGGCGTCGCCCGGGCACGCGAGCTGTCCGAGGCACGCGCGCTGGCAGCGGCGGCGTTCGCCCTGCGCACGCCGCGGATGGCGGTCCGCTGGGGCTACTCCGCCGACTACGACGTCGCGCCCGCGTCCCGCGCGCCCGAGGAGTGGATCGACGGTGCCGATCTGTCCCCCGACGCCGTCGCCCTGATCACCGCGATCTTCAACCGCACCACGACCAGCGCGCCGTCGGTCCTCGACACCCTGACCGCCGCCGAGCGGCAGGTCGCCGACCGCGTGGCGCACGGGCTGACCAGCCGGCAGATCGCCGAGGAGCTGTTCGTCTCGCCCCGCACGGTCGACGCGCACCTCACCCACATCTACCGCAAGCTCGACATCAACACCCGCGCCCGCCTCGCCGCACTGGTCGTGGACAACCGCTGA
- a CDS encoding alpha/beta fold hydrolase, with protein MSLHRTELGESGPRVVFCHGLFGQGKNWTQIAKALSADHRVLLLDMPNHGRSPWTESFDYLELADLVAAELSTPGGSEEPVALVGHSMGGKIAMCLALRHPQLVERLAVVDIAPVAYDSGREFIGYTQTMRALDLEGLQRRSDADAALQEAVPNPVVRSFLLQNLRRTEDGWHWQPNLELLGEHMPALAGWPSEALGEASYDGPVLWVGGARSDYIDDAHAGEMDRRFPRNRRVLIKGAGHWVHSEQPEVFLEVLRRFLR; from the coding sequence GTGAGCCTGCACCGCACCGAGCTCGGTGAGTCCGGACCCCGCGTCGTCTTCTGCCACGGACTCTTCGGCCAGGGCAAGAACTGGACGCAGATCGCCAAGGCGCTGAGCGCCGACCACCGCGTGCTCCTGCTCGACATGCCCAACCACGGCCGCTCGCCGTGGACCGAGTCGTTCGACTACCTCGAGCTCGCCGACCTGGTCGCCGCCGAGCTGTCGACACCGGGCGGGAGCGAGGAGCCGGTCGCGCTCGTCGGGCACTCGATGGGCGGCAAGATCGCGATGTGCCTGGCGCTGCGCCACCCGCAGCTCGTCGAGCGGCTCGCGGTCGTCGACATCGCACCCGTGGCCTACGACAGCGGGCGCGAGTTCATCGGCTACACCCAGACCATGCGCGCCCTCGACCTCGAGGGGCTGCAGCGGCGCAGCGACGCCGACGCCGCGCTCCAGGAGGCCGTGCCCAACCCGGTCGTGCGGAGCTTCCTGCTGCAGAACCTGCGCCGCACCGAGGACGGCTGGCACTGGCAGCCCAACCTCGAGCTGCTCGGCGAGCACATGCCCGCACTGGCGGGCTGGCCGAGCGAGGCCCTCGGCGAGGCGTCGTACGACGGTCCGGTGCTGTGGGTCGGCGGCGCGCGGTCGGACTACATCGACGACGCCCACGCCGGCGAGATGGACCGCCGGTTCCCGCGCAACCGGAGGGTGCTGATCAAGGGGGCCGGCCACTGGGTCCACTCCGAGCAGCCGGAGGTCTTCCTCGAGGTGCTGCGCCGGTTCCTGCGCTGA
- a CDS encoding CGNR zinc finger domain-containing protein: MLFTHDTEATLQAAVALVNSSDDPGDPLGSVADLSAFLAHWTYTGRHDATPAELDAVRRLRSALKELLLAERDEAVDIVNDMLARAKALPQLQRHDSLDWHLHAIDPDRPLDERVVVETAMAMVDVIRSDEMSRLDRCAADDCDDVVLDLSRNRSRRYCSTTCGNREAVAAYRARQKA, translated from the coding sequence ATGCTTTTCACGCATGACACCGAGGCGACGCTCCAGGCGGCGGTCGCCCTGGTCAACTCCTCCGACGACCCCGGCGACCCGCTCGGCAGCGTGGCCGACCTCTCCGCGTTCCTCGCGCACTGGACCTACACCGGACGCCACGACGCGACACCGGCCGAGCTCGATGCCGTACGCCGCCTGCGCTCCGCGCTCAAGGAGCTCCTCCTGGCCGAGCGGGACGAGGCCGTCGACATCGTCAACGACATGCTCGCCCGCGCGAAGGCCCTCCCCCAGCTCCAGCGCCACGACTCCCTCGACTGGCACCTCCACGCGATCGACCCCGACCGCCCGCTCGACGAGCGGGTCGTGGTCGAGACCGCGATGGCGATGGTCGACGTCATCCGCTCCGACGAGATGTCCCGCCTCGACCGCTGCGCGGCCGACGACTGCGACGACGTCGTGCTCGACCTCTCGCGCAACCGGTCACGGCGCTACTGCTCCACGACCTGCGGCAACCGCGAGGCCGTCGCCGCCTACCGCGCCCGCCAGAAGGCCTGA
- a CDS encoding EamA family transporter, giving the protein MKRLTHDTTTHDATSRTAAGLLLAVASATSFGLSGALARGLLDTGWSAGATVALRIGIAALVLVVPGALALRGQWHLLRTNAGLIGIYGIGAVAGAQLCFFYAVTYMQVSVALLLEYTAPVAVVVWLWLRHGQRPSRLTLVGGAIAAAGLVLVLDVVSGADLSTVGVLWALAAMLGVTTYFIISADEGNGLPGISLAAGGLVVGGAILLAAGASGILPFHASSADAVYDGRTVAWWIPVVALGLVTAAFSYVTGIAAGRRLGSRLASFVALGEVLAAVVWAWLLLGELPRPVQLAGGLLVLAGVVVVKLGEGRAPLLVEPVPDARVSERPAA; this is encoded by the coding sequence GTGAAGCGCTTGACCCATGACACGACGACCCATGACGCCACGTCGAGGACGGCCGCCGGGCTGCTCCTCGCGGTGGCGTCCGCGACCTCCTTCGGCCTCTCCGGCGCGCTCGCGCGCGGCCTGCTCGACACCGGCTGGAGCGCCGGTGCGACCGTCGCCCTCCGGATCGGCATCGCCGCCCTCGTGCTCGTCGTGCCGGGGGCCCTCGCGCTGCGCGGGCAGTGGCACCTGCTCCGCACCAACGCCGGGCTGATCGGCATCTACGGCATCGGGGCCGTGGCAGGCGCCCAGCTGTGCTTCTTCTACGCCGTCACCTACATGCAGGTCAGCGTCGCCCTGCTGCTGGAGTACACCGCCCCGGTCGCTGTGGTGGTGTGGCTCTGGCTGCGCCACGGACAGCGGCCGTCGCGCCTGACGCTCGTCGGTGGCGCCATCGCCGCGGCCGGCCTCGTGCTCGTGCTCGACGTGGTGTCCGGGGCCGACCTCAGCACGGTCGGCGTGCTGTGGGCACTGGCCGCGATGCTCGGCGTGACGACGTACTTCATCATCTCCGCCGACGAGGGCAACGGCCTGCCGGGCATCTCGCTGGCTGCCGGCGGACTCGTGGTGGGAGGGGCGATCCTGCTCGCCGCGGGCGCCAGCGGCATCCTGCCCTTCCACGCCTCGAGCGCCGACGCGGTCTACGACGGTCGCACCGTCGCGTGGTGGATCCCCGTCGTGGCGCTCGGCCTGGTCACGGCCGCCTTCTCCTACGTCACCGGGATCGCCGCAGGCCGTCGCCTCGGCAGCCGGCTCGCGTCGTTCGTGGCCCTCGGCGAGGTCCTCGCGGCGGTCGTCTGGGCGTGGCTGCTGCTCGGCGAGCTGCCGCGCCCGGTGCAGCTCGCCGGCGGCCTGCTCGTGCTCGCCGGCGTCGTGGTGGTCAAGCTCGGGGAGGGGCGCGCGCCGCTCCTCGTCGAGCCCGTTCCCGACGCTCGGGTCAGCGAGCGTCCTGCCGCTTGA
- a CDS encoding AI-2E family transporter, producing MRTVHHVSLLRHSPFNIGFFGALGVLLAVFLIEQLFSISSILVLLVLAMFLAIGLNPVVEWFMRRGVRRGLSVLMVLTVVIGVLVLFIGAVAPVISEQIALITRNAPGWFSDLQRNTYIQQLDERFDVIDKMRDYVTNSDFTQRVFGGALGVGLAVLSAVTNTFIVLVLMIYFLASLPSIKHAGYSLAPASRRPRVSELGDKIIRSTGAYVSGAFLVAVCAGISTLVFTWVVGLGDYSFALAFIVGLLSLIPVLGAVVSGVIMTLLALTVSPTVALVAAVYYIAYQQVESYLISPRIMKRAVDIPGAVTVIAALIGGSLMGIVGALLAVPVAAALLLLHREVFLKRQDAR from the coding sequence GTGCGCACCGTCCACCACGTCTCGCTGCTGAGGCACTCCCCCTTCAACATCGGCTTCTTCGGTGCGCTCGGCGTGCTGCTCGCGGTCTTCCTGATCGAGCAGCTGTTCAGCATCTCCTCGATCCTGGTGCTGCTCGTGCTGGCGATGTTCCTGGCCATCGGGCTCAACCCGGTCGTGGAGTGGTTCATGCGGCGCGGGGTGCGCCGCGGGCTGTCGGTGCTGATGGTGCTGACCGTCGTGATCGGGGTGCTGGTCCTCTTCATCGGCGCGGTGGCGCCGGTGATCAGCGAGCAGATCGCGCTCATCACGCGCAACGCACCGGGCTGGTTCAGCGACCTCCAGCGCAACACCTACATCCAGCAGCTCGACGAGCGCTTCGACGTCATCGACAAGATGCGGGACTACGTCACCAACTCCGACTTCACCCAGCGCGTCTTCGGTGGAGCGCTGGGCGTCGGGCTCGCCGTCCTCTCGGCCGTCACCAACACCTTCATCGTGCTCGTGCTGATGATCTACTTCCTCGCCTCGCTGCCCAGCATCAAGCACGCGGGCTACAGCCTGGCGCCGGCGTCGCGCCGTCCCCGGGTCAGCGAGCTCGGCGACAAGATCATCCGGAGCACGGGCGCCTACGTCTCGGGCGCCTTCCTCGTCGCGGTGTGCGCCGGGATCAGCACGCTGGTCTTCACGTGGGTCGTGGGCCTCGGCGACTACAGCTTCGCGCTGGCCTTCATCGTCGGCCTGCTGAGCCTGATCCCCGTCCTCGGCGCCGTGGTGAGCGGCGTGATCATGACGCTGCTGGCCCTCACCGTCTCACCGACGGTCGCACTGGTCGCGGCAGTCTACTACATCGCCTACCAGCAGGTGGAGTCCTACCTGATCTCCCCGCGCATCATGAAGCGCGCGGTCGACATCCCCGGCGCGGTCACGGTCATCGCGGCGCTCATCGGCGGCTCGCTGATGGGCATCGTCGGCGCCCTGCTCGCGGTGCCGGTCGCGGCCGCGCTGCTCCTGCTGCACCGCGAGGTGTTCCTCAAGCGGCAGGACGCTCGCTGA
- the ccrA gene encoding crotonyl-CoA carboxylase/reductase: protein MQNILDAIQSGTATSEDFASLELPESYRAAFVKKDEVDMFEGVPSKEKDPRKSLHVDEVPLPELGPGEAFVAVMASAINYNTVWTSIFEPVSTFGFLERYGRNSELTRRHDLPYHVVGSDLSGVVLKTGPGVTRWKPGDRVVAHCLSVELEGPDGHNDTMLDTEQRIWGFETNFGGLADVAMVKANQLMPKPEHLTWEEAASPGLVNCTAYRQLVSTNGGNMKQGDNVLIWGASGGLGGFATQYALNGGATPVCVVSNEEKAKIARSMGAELIINRSEEGYRFWNDENTQQDPKEWKRFGARIRELTGGEDIDIVFEHPGRETFGASVFVTRKGGTITTCASTSGFMHEYDNRYLWMNLKKIISSHFANYRESWEANRLIAKGRIHPTLSRTYALDEVGQASLDVHQNAHQGKVGVLCLAPEEGLGVLDHEMRSEHETAINRFRGV, encoded by the coding sequence GTGCAGAACATCCTCGACGCCATCCAGTCCGGCACCGCCACCTCTGAGGACTTCGCGAGCCTCGAGCTCCCCGAGTCCTACCGCGCCGCCTTCGTGAAGAAGGACGAGGTCGACATGTTCGAGGGCGTGCCGTCGAAGGAGAAGGACCCGCGGAAGTCCCTCCACGTGGACGAGGTGCCGCTCCCCGAGCTCGGTCCGGGCGAGGCGTTCGTGGCCGTGATGGCCAGCGCGATCAACTACAACACCGTGTGGACGTCGATCTTCGAGCCGGTCTCCACCTTCGGGTTCCTCGAGCGCTACGGCCGCAACAGCGAGCTCACCCGGCGCCACGACCTGCCCTACCACGTGGTCGGCTCCGACCTGTCCGGCGTCGTGCTCAAGACCGGCCCCGGCGTCACTCGCTGGAAGCCGGGAGACCGCGTCGTAGCGCACTGCCTCTCCGTGGAGCTCGAGGGGCCCGACGGCCACAACGACACGATGCTCGACACCGAGCAGCGGATCTGGGGCTTCGAGACCAACTTCGGCGGCCTGGCCGACGTCGCGATGGTCAAGGCCAACCAGCTGATGCCGAAGCCCGAGCACCTCACGTGGGAGGAGGCCGCCTCACCCGGCCTCGTCAACTGCACGGCGTACCGCCAGCTGGTCTCCACCAACGGCGGCAACATGAAGCAGGGCGACAACGTCCTCATCTGGGGCGCCTCGGGTGGCCTCGGCGGCTTCGCCACGCAGTACGCCCTCAACGGCGGCGCCACGCCGGTGTGCGTGGTCTCCAACGAGGAGAAGGCGAAGATCGCCCGCAGCATGGGTGCGGAGCTGATCATCAACCGCTCCGAGGAGGGCTACAGGTTCTGGAACGACGAGAACACCCAGCAGGACCCGAAGGAGTGGAAGCGCTTCGGCGCCCGCATCCGCGAGCTCACCGGCGGCGAGGACATCGACATCGTCTTCGAGCACCCCGGCCGCGAGACCTTCGGCGCCTCGGTGTTCGTCACCCGCAAGGGCGGCACCATCACCACCTGCGCGTCGACGTCGGGCTTCATGCACGAGTACGACAACCGCTACCTGTGGATGAACCTCAAGAAGATCATCTCCAGCCACTTCGCCAACTACCGCGAGTCGTGGGAGGCCAACCGGCTCATCGCCAAGGGCAGGATCCACCCCACCCTGTCGCGGACCTACGCCCTCGACGAGGTCGGCCAGGCCTCGCTCGACGTCCACCAGAACGCCCACCAGGGCAAGGTCGGCGTGCTCTGCCTCGCCCCGGAGGAGGGCCTCGGCGTCCTCGACCACGAGATGCGCAGCGAGCACGAGACGGCCATCAACCGCTTCCGCGGGGTCTGA
- the mce gene encoding methylmalonyl-CoA epimerase: MTPPELPADVQHLFTAIDHVGIAVPDLDEAMAFYRDTYGMQVLHEEVNEDQGVREAMVGVGADSSNPSGSCIQLLAPLTPESTIAKFLDRNGQGIQQLAFRVDDVEHVAGVLRERGLRLLYDAPRRGTSDSRVNFIHPKDAGGVLVELVEPAAAGAH; encoded by the coding sequence ATGACGCCCCCCGAGCTCCCCGCCGACGTCCAGCACCTCTTCACCGCGATCGACCACGTCGGCATCGCGGTGCCCGACCTCGACGAGGCGATGGCGTTCTACCGCGACACCTACGGCATGCAGGTCCTGCACGAGGAGGTCAACGAGGACCAGGGCGTGAGGGAGGCGATGGTCGGCGTCGGCGCCGACTCGTCGAACCCCAGCGGCTCCTGCATCCAGCTGCTCGCCCCGCTCACGCCCGAGTCGACGATCGCGAAGTTCCTCGACCGCAACGGCCAGGGCATCCAGCAGCTCGCCTTCCGCGTCGACGACGTCGAGCACGTGGCGGGCGTGCTGCGCGAGCGCGGCCTGCGCCTGCTCTACGACGCCCCGAGGCGCGGCACGTCCGACAGCCGCGTGAACTTCATCCACCCCAAGGACGCCGGCGGCGTCCTCGTCGAGCTCGTCGAGCCCGCTGCTGCAGGAGCCCACTGA
- a CDS encoding LamG domain-containing protein, translated as MHRARRVLTSVLALTSTAVLGLVLAAPPASARADSLAGLWLMDEGAGQVAYDLSLNGNRGYLGSSTAAEATDPSWVQLPRLLFFKRAALRFSGSQRVTVPDAPSLEPSGVTLAVRVRSDQGGYFRYIAAKGSLACETASYGLYTGAQGGARFYVSDGSSFTLSNDAGPQLWDGQWHTVVGTYDGTSVRLWVDGRQVGTPVASSISISYDLPDSQDLLLGDYAGSCGSPLGFIGDMDAAAVIGRYQASPNLL; from the coding sequence ATGCACCGCGCCCGCCGCGTCCTCACCTCCGTCCTCGCCCTGACCTCGACCGCCGTCCTCGGCCTGGTGCTCGCCGCGCCGCCCGCCAGCGCCCGGGCCGACAGCCTCGCCGGCCTCTGGCTGATGGACGAGGGAGCCGGACAGGTCGCCTACGACCTCTCCCTCAACGGCAACCGTGGCTACCTCGGGTCCAGCACCGCGGCCGAGGCGACGGACCCGTCGTGGGTGCAGCTCCCGCGGCTCCTCTTCTTCAAGCGCGCAGCGCTCCGCTTCTCCGGCTCGCAGCGGGTCACCGTGCCCGACGCGCCGTCGCTGGAGCCGAGCGGCGTCACCCTCGCGGTCCGGGTGCGCAGCGACCAGGGCGGCTACTTCCGCTACATCGCCGCGAAGGGCTCGCTCGCCTGCGAGACCGCGTCCTACGGCCTCTACACCGGAGCCCAGGGCGGAGCCCGCTTCTACGTCTCCGACGGCAGCAGCTTCACCCTGTCCAACGACGCCGGTCCGCAGCTGTGGGACGGCCAGTGGCACACGGTCGTGGGGACCTACGACGGCACGTCCGTGCGGCTCTGGGTCGACGGCCGCCAGGTCGGCACGCCCGTCGCGTCGTCGATCTCGATCAGCTACGACCTGCCCGACAGCCAGGACCTGCTGCTCGGCGACTACGCCGGCTCGTGCGGCAGCCCGCTCGGCTTCATCGGCGACATGGACGCGGCAGCCGTGATCGGGCGCTACCAGGCCTCGCCGAACCTGCTCTGA
- a CDS encoding acetyl-CoA C-acetyltransferase codes for MTSSVIVAGARTPIGRLLGGLKDLSAADLGGVAIKGALEKAGVAPDQVDYLIMGQVILAGAGQNPARSAGIAAGLPMSMPSITINKVCLSGINAIAMADQLIRAGEHDIVVAGGMESMTQAPHLLPKSREGFKYGDTALVDSMAYDALYDQATKQAMINLTDGCNAAGAHLTREEQDAFAASSHQRAALAWKNGLFDDEVVPVTISTRKGDVVVSEDEGVRGDTTVETLAGLRPVAKDGTITAGSASQISDGACAVVVMSKAKAEELGLTWIAEIGAHGQVAGPDSTLQLQPARAIEKAAAKEGIAVSDIDLFELNEAFAAVGIESARQLGASEDQVNVNGGAIALGHPVGMSGARIVLTLAHELKRRGGGVGAAALCGGGGQGDALIIRVPA; via the coding sequence ATGACCAGTTCCGTGATCGTCGCAGGTGCCCGCACCCCGATCGGACGCCTGCTCGGTGGCCTCAAGGACCTCTCCGCCGCCGACCTCGGCGGCGTCGCCATCAAGGGTGCCCTGGAGAAGGCGGGCGTGGCGCCCGACCAGGTCGACTACCTGATCATGGGCCAGGTCATCCTGGCCGGCGCCGGCCAGAACCCGGCCCGCTCGGCCGGCATCGCGGCCGGCCTCCCGATGAGCATGCCGTCCATCACGATCAACAAGGTCTGCCTCTCCGGCATCAACGCCATCGCGATGGCCGACCAGCTGATCCGCGCGGGCGAGCACGACATCGTCGTCGCCGGCGGCATGGAGTCGATGACCCAGGCGCCCCACCTGCTGCCGAAGTCCCGCGAGGGCTTCAAGTACGGCGACACCGCGCTGGTCGACTCGATGGCCTACGACGCCCTCTACGACCAGGCCACGAAGCAGGCCATGATCAACCTGACCGACGGGTGCAACGCCGCCGGTGCCCACCTCACCCGCGAGGAGCAGGACGCCTTCGCCGCCAGCTCCCACCAGCGCGCGGCGCTGGCCTGGAAGAACGGCCTCTTCGACGACGAGGTCGTCCCCGTGACCATCTCGACGCGCAAGGGCGACGTCGTGGTGTCGGAGGACGAGGGCGTGCGCGGCGACACCACCGTCGAGACCCTCGCCGGCCTGCGCCCGGTCGCCAAGGACGGGACGATCACCGCCGGTTCCGCCTCGCAGATCTCCGACGGCGCCTGCGCGGTCGTGGTGATGAGCAAGGCGAAGGCCGAGGAGCTCGGCCTCACCTGGATCGCCGAGATCGGCGCGCACGGGCAGGTCGCCGGCCCCGACTCCACGCTGCAGCTCCAGCCCGCCCGCGCCATCGAGAAGGCCGCGGCCAAGGAGGGCATCGCCGTCTCCGACATCGACCTGTTCGAGCTCAACGAGGCCTTCGCGGCCGTGGGCATCGAGTCGGCCCGCCAGCTCGGCGCGTCCGAGGACCAGGTCAACGTCAACGGTGGTGCGATCGCGCTCGGCCACCCGGTCGGGATGTCCGGCGCCCGCATCGTGCTGACGCTCGCCCACGAGCTCAAGCGTCGCGGGGGCGGCGTCGGTGCTGCCGCCCTGTGCGGCGGTGGCGGTCAGGGCGACGCGCTGATCATCCGCGTCCCGGCGTGA
- the meaB gene encoding methylmalonyl Co-A mutase-associated GTPase MeaB, which yields MTRRGAAVVPDLVARAREGEPAAVARLITLVEDASPLLREVMTALRPYAGHAHVLGITGAPGVGKSTSTNALVAAMRRAGKRVGVLAIDPSSPFSGGALLGDRVRMGDHALDRDVYIRSMGARGHLGGLAWSTPQAVRVLDAAGCDVVVVETVGVGQSEVEVAGLADTTLVLVAPGMGDGIQAAKAGILEIGDVYAVNKADREGAERTRRELRTMLSMGERSEGSWRAPVLPTVASTGDGIEELLAEVDRHAGWLADSGELARRRTARARREVEAIALAALRERWDADDQVGLDRLAGRVAAGELDPYGAADVLLDGR from the coding sequence GTGACCCGGCGCGGCGCCGCTGTCGTCCCCGACCTCGTCGCACGCGCACGCGAGGGGGAGCCGGCCGCGGTCGCGCGCCTGATCACGCTCGTCGAGGACGCCTCACCGCTGCTGCGCGAGGTGATGACGGCACTGCGTCCGTACGCCGGCCACGCGCACGTGCTCGGCATCACCGGGGCGCCGGGAGTGGGCAAGTCCACCTCGACCAACGCGCTCGTCGCCGCGATGCGCCGCGCCGGCAAGCGCGTCGGCGTCCTGGCGATCGACCCGTCGTCGCCCTTCAGCGGCGGCGCGCTCCTCGGCGACCGCGTGCGGATGGGCGACCACGCCCTCGACCGTGACGTCTACATCCGCTCGATGGGCGCCCGCGGGCACCTCGGCGGGCTGGCCTGGTCGACGCCGCAGGCCGTGCGCGTGCTCGATGCGGCCGGCTGCGACGTCGTCGTGGTGGAGACCGTCGGCGTCGGCCAGAGCGAGGTCGAGGTCGCCGGGCTCGCCGACACCACGCTCGTCCTGGTCGCGCCCGGGATGGGCGACGGCATCCAGGCGGCGAAGGCCGGAATCCTGGAGATCGGTGACGTGTACGCCGTCAACAAGGCCGACCGCGAGGGTGCGGAGCGCACCCGTCGCGAGCTGCGGACGATGCTGTCCATGGGGGAGCGGTCGGAGGGGTCGTGGCGGGCGCCGGTGCTCCCGACCGTGGCGAGCACGGGCGACGGGATCGAGGAGCTGCTGGCCGAGGTCGATCGTCACGCCGGCTGGCTGGCGGACTCGGGCGAGCTCGCCCGGCGGCGTACGGCCCGGGCCAGGCGCGAGGTCGAGGCGATCGCCCTGGCCGCCCTGCGGGAGCGGTGGGACGCCGACGACCAGGTGGGGCTGGACCGGCTCGCCGGCCGGGTCGCGGCCGGCGAGCTCGATCCCTACGGTGCGGCGGACGTCCTACTGGACGGCCGCTGA